In one Culex quinquefasciatus strain JHB chromosome 2, VPISU_Cqui_1.0_pri_paternal, whole genome shotgun sequence genomic region, the following are encoded:
- the LOC6037854 gene encoding uncharacterized protein LOC6037854, with translation MQPQTITLTLLLLVPFSAALSCRSCHSWNKTACVREPWTLLSKDCPPEDTECATVIISATGHLFRGCSTDAECVQEGEACVKCDAFRDCNTLLYPASGRLNCNICQTSANGNCATLPYYKQFEKGCIRHVAGDECVTIFDGFQVVQRECWSGLTATDLGMCEQGSNQCVACRGVACNKVRVRVDDSCLQCTSDAGNCGNGRRGSVRCGKVSAGMCYNRLGEDRKLYRGCLSDLSAEQQAACLSGNDRSCETCQGTGCNRNLFPADALQCVQCTSDDLDCVQRQVDDTLVKPCPLYVSGDKCYTRLHSDGTLDRGCYSGLSIPCDPLFNVTCTMCEGEACNREVYPAGRRSCYQCDGLDDLNCAADQATRSNGSMVCRNFAEQDGCYTLLENGKVIRGCKSDFSVDVCKGLERTQCQVCDKDDCNGISELRLRSCVGKVIFDTLLLLIVIIHAIFMLQ, from the exons ATGCAGCCACAAACCATCACACTAACTCTCCTCCTCTTGGTGCCATTTTCGGCCGCCCTTTCGTGCCGCAGTTGCCACTCGTGGAACAAGACGGCCTGTGTCCGCGAACCGTGGACGTTACTGTCCAAAGACTGCCCACCGGAGGACACCGAGTGCGCAACGGTTATAATATCCGCGACGGGTCACCTCTTCCGGGGATGTTCTACGGACGCCGAGTGCGTCCAGGAAGGTGAGGCCTGCGTCAAGTGTGACGCGTTCCGGGACTGCAACACCCTGCTGTATCCGGCGTCGGGACGGTTGAACTGCAACATTTGCCAGACTTCGGCGAATGGCAACTGTGCAACGCTGCCGTACTACAAGCAGTTTGAAAAGGGCTGCATTCGTCACGTGGCTGGGGATGAGTGCGTGACGATTTTCGATGGATTCCAGGTGGTTCAGCGGGAGTGTTGGTCGGGGTTGACGGCCACGGATTTGGGGATGTGCGAGCAGGGTAGCAACCAGTGTGTGGCTTGTAGAGGGGTGGCTTGCAACAAGGTTAGGGTGAGGGTGGATGATAGCTGCTTGCAGTGCACGTCGGATGCAGGGAACTGTGGTAATGGTCGGCGGGGTAGTGTTCGGTGTGGGAAGGTTTCCGCTGGGATGTGTTACAATCGGTTGGGCGAGGATCGGAAGCTTTATCGGGGTTGTTTGTCGGATTTGAGCGCGGAGCAGCAAGCGGCTTGCTTGAGTGGGAACGATCGGTCCTGCGAGACTTGCCAGGGTACGGGATGTAACAGGAATCTGTTTCCGGCGGACGCACTGCAGTGTGTGCAGTGTACAAGCGATGACCTGGACTGCGTGCAACGGCAAGTTGACGACACGTTGGTGAAACCTTGCCCACTTTATGTCAGCGGAGACAAGTGCTACACCAGACTTCACAGTG ATGGAACGCTGGACCGTGGTTGTTATTCGGGTCTTTCGATACCGTGTGATCCCCTGTTCAATGTGACCTGTACCATGTGCGAGGGGGAGGCTTGCAATCGGGAGGTTTACCCCGCAGGAAGGCGATCGTGCTACCAGTGCGATGGGTTGGACGATCTGAACTGCGCTGCGGATCAAGCAACGAGGAGCAACGGCTCGATGGTTTGTCGTAACTTTGCCGAACAAGATGGGTGCTACACATTGCTGGAGAATGGAAAAG TGATCAGAGGATGCAAATCAGACTTCTCAGTAGATGTTTGCAAAGGTTTAGAAAGGACGCAGTGTCAAGTTTGCGACAAGGACGATTGTAACGGAATATCGGAACTCAGACTACGATCCTGCGTGGGAAAAGTGATTTTCGACACTTTATTGTTATTGATTGTAATTATTCATGCAATTTTCATGTTACAATAA
- the LOC6037856 gene encoding serine protease 53, giving the protein MSQYFLPGVLSCVLLATGVLGQTFVDDPPPDYFKRSSLDDCVQRFHYNTSQPFTSVHNGDPVAPGEYKAFASIGWTRSTGRVDYLCGGTLITLSYVLTAAHCSVDSENKRPDTVRLGDVDLSTNVGDQNAQQIPIKRFVRHPEYKAARAYHDIALIELERAAEPSDFVCRACLWTLPDIGYDRLTVMGFGTTDFGSDLSKMLLKADLMPLSKSDCQERFPPNRKISGGILDSQFCAADPTKDSCAGDSGGPLLVDLVDSGNIGATYKKVSFVAGVVSLGTGCNDGSLGIYTRVSSYLNWIESTTGATFNITECPRNVECRLHYPDVESKIVSQNVDPKFRVKLLQQEQSEDSICSGTLIDYRHVITSAECGMLQPKFIDLQGNVVAITKVTIHNDFNAKTLENNLAILTLAQFLSREATDQASYLPACPWKKETLPQGEDIYVSGLEQFGYRENYLFINATLVNDNRCPKGSLCTENPQDIVPGICKLDQGGPVTNYVRSRFDKFVPSIYAVNSRGSDCSGKGNIFEATPLAAHYKWIESQILSHVVDTLNSQQTWNQQEFYENSTCLPPTGGLGRCVPDGRCRQLIIDNRHQLSNIKICKFQPSPNMTVFTSVVCCPNSYL; this is encoded by the exons ATGAGTCAGTACTTTCTCCCAGGAGTGTTGAGTTGTGTTCTGTTGGCAACCGGTGTTCTGGGACAAACGTTCGTCGACGATCCGCCGCCGGATTACTTCAAGCGATCCTCGTTGGATG ATTGCGTGCAACGATTTCACTACAACACTTCGCAACCGTTCACTTCGGTTCACAATGGAGATCCGGTGGCCCCGGGGGAGTACAAGGCCTTC GCATCGATCGGCTGGACTCGATCCACCGGCCGCGTGGACTACCTCTGCGGAGGTACCTTGATAACGCTTAGCTATGTCCTCACGGCGGCGCACTGCTCGGTGGATAGTGAAAACAAGCGGCCGGACACGGTTCGACTGGGCGATGTCGATCTATCGACGAATGTTGGTGACCAGAACGCTCAGCAGATTCCGATCAAGCGGTTCGTGCGACATCCGGAGTACAAGGCCGCCCGGGCGTACCACGATATTGCGTTGATCGAGCTGGAACGGGCGGCCGAACCGAGTGACTTTGTGTGCCGGGCTTGTCTGTGGACCCTGCCGGATATCGGCTATGACCGGTTGACGGTTATGGGGTTTGGAACGACGGATTTTGGTTCGGATTTGAGCAAAATGCTGCTGAAGGCCGACTTGATGCCGCTGAGCAAGAGTGACTGCCAGGAGCGGTTTCCACCGAATCGGAAAATATCGGGAGGTATTCTAGATAGTCAGTTCTGTGCAGCTGATCCTACCAAAGATTCATGCGCTGGTGACTCAGGAGGTCCGCTGTTGGTGGATCTTGTAGATTCAGGAAATATTGGTGCTACTTACAAGAAGGTTTCCTTTGTGGCTGGAGTGGTATCTTTGGGCACCGGATGCAACGACGGATCACTGGGAATCTACACCAGGGTGTCCTCATACCTGAATTGGATCGAGTCCACAACAGGAGCCACGTTCAATATCACCGAATGTCCTCGCAATGTCGAGTGCCGCTTGCACTATCCAGATGTGGAAAGCAAGATCGTTAGCCAAAATGTCGATCCCAAGTTCAGGGTGAAGCTTCTCCAGCAAGAACAAAGTGAAGATTCAATTTGCAGCGGTACGCTAATCGACTACCGACACGTGATCACCTCGGCCGAATGCGGTATGCTCCAACCAAAGTTTATCGATTTGCAAGGAAATGTGGTAGCAATTACAAAGGTCACGATCCACAACGACTTCAACGCGAAAACCCTAGAGAACAATTTGGCAATTCTGACGCTGGCGCAGTTCCTCAGTCGGGAAGCAACGGACCAAGCGTCCTACCTACCAGCTTGCCCGTGGAAGAAAGAGACTCTCCCCCAAGGCGAGGACATCTACGTGTCCGGTCTGGAGCAGTTTGGCTACAGAGAGAACTACCTGTTCATCAACGCAACGCTGGTCAACGATAACCGCTGTCCAAAAGGATCCCTCTGCACTGAAAACCCGCAGGACATCGTACCGGGGATTTGCAAACTTGACCAGGGTGGTCCGGTGACCAACTACGTACGATCGCGATTTGACAAGTTCGTTCCGAGCATCTACGCGGTCAACTCGCGAGGGTCGGACTGTAGCGGAAAAGGTAACATCTTCGAGGCTACCCCACTGGCGGCGCACTACAAGTGGATCGAATCGCAGATTTTAAGCCACGTTG TGGATACGCTCAACAGTCAGCAGACCTGGAACCAGCAAGAGTTTTACGAAAACAGTACGTGTTTGCCGCCGACCGGGGGACTCGGGAGGTGCGTTCCTGATGGACGGTGTCGCCAACTGATCATAGACAATCGGCACCAGCTGAGCAACATTAAGATCTGCAAGTTtcagccgtcccctaacatgacagtgTTC ACGTCGGTCGTCTGCTGTCCGAATTCGTATTTGTGA
- the LOC6037857 gene encoding uncharacterized protein LOC6037857: MHCLQCSSESDKNCAEGTHPTSECLPEEDSCFTRLVGGHVVRGCLLDLPLDECLNDKTCRSCVGNGCNRAYWPKCHQCGSGDVGCDGEQLGSPEFCGQIAGWNYCYARLNGGQVTRGCGFEDGLCIVEPESCQICFNDGCNGLARDALKPTKCQRCFNSTTDCIEGIASTLSSDCSRLADACVTVVTSMASSAKVIRDCSEVLEAGIRSCSNPLNDHPLCVSCQGDNCNDKRWLRCHQCKVTTLDSSCNAEQVDSAMFCANYRESNRCYTRVLNGFFERGCLSDFDVNVNVCNVTGAENCNICDGQACNSRINSAPKLGGLTLMFQFILAIYTLG, translated from the exons ATGCACTGCCTGCAGTGCTCGTCGGAGTCCGATAAAAACTGTGCCGAAGGCACCCACCCCACAAGCGAATGCCTACCGGAAGAGGATAGCTGCTTCACGCGTCTCGTCGGTGGCCACGTGGTTCGAGGTTGCTTGCTGGATCTCCCGTTGGATGAGTGCTTAAACGACAAAACCTGCAGGTCATGCGTGGGAAATGGCTGCAACAGAGCCTATTGGCCCAAATGCCACCAATGCGGAAGTGGTGACGTCGGATGTGACGGGGAACAGCTAGGTTCGCCCGAGTTTTGTGGTCAAATTGCGGGGTGGAACTATTGCTACGCAAGGTTGAATGGTGGGCAAG TAACTCGCGGTTGTGGCTTCGAAGATGGACTATGTATTGTGGAGCCGGAAAGTTGCCAAATCTGCTTCAACGACGGATGTAACGGATTGGCCCGGGACGCACTGAAGCCCACCAAGTGCCAACGTTGTTTTAACTCGACCACAGATTGCATCGAAGGAATCGCTTCGACGTTGAGCAGCGATTGCTCAAGACTTGCCGATGCTTGCGTCACTGTTGTTACCAGTATGGCTTCAAGTGCCAAGGTTATTCGAGATTGTTCCGAGGTGCTCGAGGCTGGTATTAGATCCTGTTCAAACCCGCTGAACGATCATCCTTTGTGTGTGTCCTGTCAGGGGGACAATTGCAACGACAAGAGGTGGCTGCGGTGCCATCAGTGCAAGGTCACTACCCTGGACAGTAGCTGTAACGCGGAGCAGGTCGACTCAGCAATGTTCTGTGCAAACTACCGGGAAAGCAATCGGTGCTACACGCGGGTTCTAAATGGGTTCT ttgaaaGGGGCTGCTTGTCGGATTTTGATGTAAATGTCAACGTGTGTAATGTAACTGGGGCTGAAAACTGCAACATATGTGACGGTCAAGCCTGCAATAGTAGAATCAACTCAGCACCAAAATTAGGTGGTTTAACTTTAATGTTTCAGTTCATACTTGCAATCTACACCCTTGGATGA
- the LOC6037858 gene encoding uncharacterized protein LOC6037858 produces MAANIHPQKLPPSVASDLSCAKISCVKCSSANDTNCARAKLEPVECAQEDDQCFFRIVNDNLIRGCYADLNAIEQASCDSNGGMCVKCQQSGCNKAYWPRCHTCVENVDVGCEDEQSDSSKTSFCSVFKSDNYCFASLNNDIVLRGCGSDYPACLGNRLTCQMCYSDGCNSLSKTGLTESKCQKCYSLEDDCIYGNSSAIITSCSRLGDPCFTTIRDGKIQRGCLDFADNVRLCSDPTDATCVACQGANCNANPWLRCHQCRVTDVDKSCNDEKANQTMATFCRNHQANDRCYSRTVDGVFERGCQSDLGANANACDNLDEKKCQLCADPGCNKYKNSAGQFMINLTVLLLGVVAAVLVEKF; encoded by the exons ATGGCTGCCAACATCCACCCGCAGAAACTGCCCCCGTCTGTGGCCTCCGATTTATCCTGCG caaAAATAAGCTGCGTAAAGTGTTCCTCAGCGAACGACACCAACTGTGCCAGGGCAAAGCTGGAGCCCGTCGAGTGTGCCCAGGAGGATGATCAGTGCTTTTTTCGTATTGTTAACGACAACTTGATCCGCGGATGCTACGCAGATCTGAACGCGATTGAGCAAGCTAGCTGCGACAGTAACGGGGGAATGTGCGTGAAGTGCCAACAGAGTGGCTGTAACAAGGCTTACTGGCCTCGATGTCACACGTGCgttgaaaatgttgatgttGGATGTGAGGATGAGCAGTCTGATTCGAGCAAGACCTCGTTTTGCAGTGTATTCAAGTCGGATAACTACTGCTTCGCTAGTTTGAACAATGATATAG TATTACGTGGATGCGGTTCCGACTACCCTGCATGCCTTGGAAATCGTCTAACCTGCCAGATGTGCTACAGTGATGGTTGTAACAGTTTGTCCAAAACTGGTTTGACCGAATCCAAGTGTCAGAAATGTTACTCATTAGAAGATGATTGTATTTACGGAAATTCCTCCGCAATAATTACGAGCTGTTCCCGATTGGGTGATCCTTGCTTCACCACCATCAGAG ATGGCAAAATCCAACGTGGATGCCTCGATTTTGCCGATAATGTAAGACTCTGCTCTGATCCCACCGATGCCACGTGTGTGGCCTGCCAAGGTGCCAACTGTAACGCAAATCCGTGGCTTCGGTGTCATCAGTGCAGGGTAACCGACGTGGACAAGAGCTGCAACGATGAGAAGGCTAACCAGACCATGGCTACATTCTGCAGAAATCACCAAGCAAACGACCGGTGCTACTCGCGGACGGTGGATGGAGTTT TCGAGCGTGGCTGTCAGTCAGATTTGGGAGCAAACGCTAATGCTTGTGACAACCTGGACGAAAAAAAGTGCCAACTTTGCGCGGATCCTGGCTGCAACAAATACAAGAACTCTGCCGGACAGTTTATGATCAATTTAACCGTTTTGTTGCTGGGAGTGGTTGCAGCGGTATTGGTGGAGAAATTTTAG